AGTTGCCGATGGAACTGTTTTTCTGTAAAATTAGACGAAGTGTGGTTCGACTAATCTGCATATTGAAAAGGAGAGATAATCATGGCAAAGGTTTACGTTTTTGACCATCCATTAATTCAGCATAAGCTTACATACATTCGTGAAAAAAGTACGGGAACAAAGGAATTTCGTGAGCTTGTCGATGAAGTGGCAACACTTATGGCATTCGAAATCACCCGTGATATGCCTTTAGAAGAAATTACAATAGAAACTCCAGTAAGCACGATGAAGTCCAGCGTACTAGCAGGTAAGAAGATAGGAATTATCCCTATTCTGCGTGCAGGAATTGGAATGGTTGACGGCATCTTGAAGCTAATTCCAGCTGCAAAAGTGGGTCATATCGGTTTATACCGCGACCCGGAAACACTGCAGCCGGTTGAATACTATGCAAAGCTTCCAAGTGATGTGGAAGAAAGAGATTTCATCGTGGTTGACCCAATGCTTGCAACTGGAGGTTCCGCAATTGAAGCCATCCACTCTCTTAAAAAGCGCGGAGGCAAAAACATTAAATTCATGTGCCTGATTGCTGCTCCTGAAGGGGTAGAGGCTGTACAGGAAGCTCACCCTGACGTTGACATCTATATCGCAGCATTAGACGAAAAATTGAACGAAAAAGGCTATATTGTTCCTGGTCTCGGTGATGCAGGCGACCGTTTATTCGGAACGAAATAATCTCAGCTCATTGATGGACAAAAAGATTGAAAATATCTTTTAAAAAAGAAGGTGCTCCGAATGATTCGTCCAATTAAAGTGATGACGATTTTCGGGACAAGGCCGGAAGCCATTAAAATGGCACCCCTTGTTCTTGAATTGGAAAAACGCCCTGATCAGTTTGAA
This window of the Cytobacillus pseudoceanisediminis genome carries:
- the upp gene encoding uracil phosphoribosyltransferase, which encodes MAKVYVFDHPLIQHKLTYIREKSTGTKEFRELVDEVATLMAFEITRDMPLEEITIETPVSTMKSSVLAGKKIGIIPILRAGIGMVDGILKLIPAAKVGHIGLYRDPETLQPVEYYAKLPSDVEERDFIVVDPMLATGGSAIEAIHSLKKRGGKNIKFMCLIAAPEGVEAVQEAHPDVDIYIAALDEKLNEKGYIVPGLGDAGDRLFGTK